A DNA window from Aminipila luticellarii contains the following coding sequences:
- a CDS encoding ABC transporter permease, with protein sequence MLLIENIKLALSAIKVNKMRSFLTMLGIIIGISSVIAITSIGDSAKGAVTKEFEGFNANMYVMLNWEMTEDGVEEKDLFYRDDLEALKARFPDEVKYAVLYASASSETKIGRLKGKFEMSGIDADYFKFDIKNKLIYGRNINKSDVAGKKGVIVIDDKAAQFFFNKKNIVGKTIPVTIRGDNVDLTVVGVYEQEKSVFSGLDSSGSYSGYIPYTIAIGEDEGSSIIDIYANEELDQSKQAEDFKNYLTKIKKVPEGLYKSETAESQLGTINNILGILSIAIGAIAAISLLVGGIGIMNIMLVSVTERTREIGIRKSLGAQTKDILTQFLIEAMILSIIGGLIGIGIGVGIAAIGMTIAGIGVVINPMAILVAVAFSAFVGIFFGIFPARKAARLDPIEALRYE encoded by the coding sequence CTATAGGAGACAGCGCTAAAGGTGCTGTCACCAAAGAATTTGAAGGCTTTAATGCGAATATGTACGTTATGCTGAACTGGGAAATGACAGAGGACGGCGTAGAAGAAAAAGATCTATTCTATCGGGACGATCTGGAAGCGCTGAAAGCACGGTTTCCGGATGAAGTAAAATATGCAGTTCTCTACGCATCAGCCAGCAGTGAAACAAAAATCGGCAGGCTCAAGGGAAAATTTGAGATGAGCGGCATCGATGCAGATTATTTTAAGTTCGATATAAAAAATAAATTAATCTATGGAAGAAACATCAACAAGAGTGATGTGGCAGGAAAAAAAGGTGTGATCGTCATTGACGACAAAGCCGCCCAATTTTTCTTTAATAAAAAAAATATAGTAGGAAAGACGATTCCCGTGACCATAAGGGGCGACAATGTAGACCTGACGGTAGTAGGTGTTTATGAACAGGAGAAGTCCGTCTTTTCCGGTTTGGACAGCTCGGGAAGCTATTCTGGTTATATACCGTATACCATCGCCATTGGAGAAGATGAGGGCTCATCCATCATCGATATCTATGCCAATGAAGAATTGGATCAAAGTAAACAAGCCGAGGATTTTAAAAACTATCTGACAAAAATTAAAAAGGTTCCGGAGGGTCTTTATAAATCTGAGACAGCAGAATCTCAATTGGGAACCATCAACAATATTTTGGGCATCTTATCCATCGCCATCGGTGCGATTGCGGCCATATCCCTTTTAGTAGGCGGCATAGGGATCATGAATATCATGCTGGTGTCCGTAACGGAAAGAACCAGAGAAATAGGAATACGCAAATCTCTGGGAGCACAAACGAAAGATATTTTGACACAATTTCTGATAGAAGCTATGATTCTTTCTATTATAGGCGGATTGATCGGGATTGGAATCGGAGTCGGTATTGCCGCCATAGGAATGACTATAGCTGGCATCGGTGTTGTCATAAATCCTATGGCGATTCTGGTAGCCGTCGCCTTTTCTGCTTTTGTGGGAATTTTCTTTGGAATCTTCCCGGCAAGAAAGGCAGCCAGATTGGATCCAATCGAGGCCTTGCGGTATGAATAA